In Populus nigra chromosome 1, ddPopNigr1.1, whole genome shotgun sequence, one genomic interval encodes:
- the LOC133692741 gene encoding sodium/calcium exchanger NCL yields MRNSFSFNRRHLVLTIPILLLLLLITTVNSRNSPFDPSDLISDGVHNNQSLNQTASSPFHLALKSSAEETCEQTYGFLPCTTTVIGNLFLILVYGYLMFFAATYLSSGSELLLQILGPGIIGGLFLPVLGALPDALLILVSGLSGSTETAQSQVSVGMGLLAGSTVMLLTVIWGSCVVVGKCDMSETENSAIDRKDTKRFSLTGSGVSTDIWTCYAARIMAISVLPFIVVQLLQTLHSTSGRHLAVLIGLILSLAILITYCLYQVFQPWIQERKLEYTRHKLVMSGILKHLKQRALGRLLTDDSSLDENVVKKLFHTIDENGDGRLSASELKALVIGIRFEEIDFDKDDAVSKLIKDFDRTNDNHINMEEFINGIKKWLGEAMRVGGGTPDPGPRTHKYLDNFHDKTKKAHALLGSKEPGEGESDGGVKNPRWTSFKASLMLLAGAVIAAAFADPLVDAVDNFSDATSIPTFFISFIALPLATNSSEAVSAIIFASRKKVTTASLTFSELYGAVTMNNVLCLSVFLALVYFRELTWDFSAEVLVICIVCIVMGAFASFRTTFPLWTSFLAYFLYPFSLVLVYVLDYVLGWS; encoded by the exons ATGAGGAACAGTTTCAGTTTTAACAGACGCCACCTCGTCCTCACCATCccaatcctcctcctcctcctcctaatCACAACCGTGAATTCACGTAACTCCCCCTTTGATCCGTCTGATCTAATCTCCGATGGCGTCCACAACAATCAGTCCCTTAATCAAACTGCATCATCGCCTTTCCATCTCGCCCTCAAGAGTAGTGCAGAGGAGACGTGCGAGCAGACCTACGGCTTCCTGCCCTGCACTACGACGGTGATTGGAAACTTGTTTTTGATTCTCGTCTATGGCTACTTGATGTTCTTTGCCGCTACATATCTGTCTAGTGGGAGTGAGCTTTTGCTTCAGATTCTGGGACCTGGTATTATTGGTGGCTTGTTTCTTCCCGTCCTTGGTGCTCTTCCTGATGCATTGCTCATTCTCG TTTCTGGACTTTCTGGAAGTACTGAAACTGCTCAAAGCCAGGTCTCGGTTGGAATGGGCTTGTTGGCCGGGTCAACTGTAATGCTTCTTACAGTTATCTGGGGATCGTGTGTTGTTGTCGGAAAATGTGACATGAGTGAGACAGAAAATTCTGCAATAGACCGAAAGGACACAAAAAGATTCAGCCTAACTG GCAGTGGAGTTAGTACTGATATTTGGACATGCTATGCTGCAAGAATAATGGCTATATCTGTTCTTCCATTTATTGTTGTTCAACTACTGCAAACCCTCCATTCAACTTCAGGAAGGCACTTAGCAGTCTTGATTGGGCTGATATTATCTCTTGCTATCTTGATAACTTACTGTCTTTACCAG GTCTTTCAGCCTTGGATCCAGGAGAGAAAACTTGAGTATACAAGGCACAAACTTGTGATGTCAGgaattttaaagcatttaaaacAGCGTGCTTTAGGAAGGCTTTTGACTGATGACAGTTCACTGGATGAAAATGTCGTAAAAAA GTTGTTCCACACTATTGATGAGAATGGTGATGGTCGCCTTTCTGCTTCTGAATTGAAGGCACTGGTCATAGGAATCCGGTTTGAAGAGATAGACTTCGACAAGGATGATGCTgtttctaaattaattaaagattttgACAGAACTAATGATAATCATATTAATATGGAGGAGTTCATTAATGGTATCAAAAAATGGCTTGGTGAGGCAATGCGTGTAGGAGGTGGCACTCCTGACCCTGGTCCCCGGACACACAAGTACTTGGATAACTTTCATGAT aaaacaaagaaagcacACGCTCTATTGGGGTCTAAGGAACCAGGGGAGGGAGAGAGTGATGGGGGAGTCAAAAACCCCAGGTGGACGTCCTTCAAAGCATCACTGATGTTGTTGGCTGGTGCTGTTATTGCTGCTGCTTTTGCGGATCCTCTGGTGGATGCTGTTGACAATTTCTCTGATGCAACAAGTATTCCTACTTTCTTCATCTCGTTTATTGCTCTTCCGTTGGCTACCAACTCTAGTGAAGCTGTGTCGGCAATCATTTTCGCTAGCCGTAAGAAAGTCACCACTGCCTCGTTAACATTTTCTGAG CTATATGGGGCAGTCACTATGAATAATGTCCTTTGCCTATCAGTATTCTTGGCCCTTGTTTACTTCAGGGAATTGACCTGGGACTTCTCAGCTGAAGTGCTGGTTATTTGTATTGTGTGCATCGTGATGGGCGCCTTTGCCAGCTTCCGCACCACATTTCCTCTCTGGACCTCTTTTCTGGCTTACTTCCTGTATCCATTCTCTCTGGTACTGGTCTATGTTCTTGATTATGTCTTGGGTTGGTCATAG